A single region of the Capra hircus breed San Clemente chromosome 14, ASM170441v1, whole genome shotgun sequence genome encodes:
- the LOC102180847 gene encoding serine/threonine-protein kinase MARK2-like, with the protein MAISTNKIARLKHYEILETIGEGHFAKVKLAWHALTKGLVAIKVIQKTNQSLSSVKEQFREVDSLRTVNHPNIVKLLEVIDTEETLFIVMEYVSGGDLKTYLEAKGRMTEGEARGLFCQLVSALQHCHQRGVVHRDLKLGNLLLDANNNIKISDFGLSNQWHPGNELDTFCGSPAFMAPELFLGMPYTGPEVDVWSLGVVLYTMVTGSLPFGGQDFWELRQRVLSGQYHVPKYLSTNITDLLERMLTLKPIDRGTLDDVGQHAWVNMGQEEPLPPACGEHPGVTVEMILGWCRDLIQGLDRSSVSDMNEPKMRVRTIKVRPAVSSDLTSQEHMPPASPEESILIPAWLWETTEQQENQESREKTREPATPHPAQRRGPSAPSPAPSTRNTHGESSARAADHAGDRHATCGTRLPCRTCGRRDSNHTCDTSLTSDARGACHTISTCDSCGTRGTSLTRDACSTRDTRHTWDHSLTHDACSTRDTSLTCHPSLPCDAPSTRVTSLTCDAPSTRDTSLTCVAPSTRDPTGACNVHDTRGNRDTCHTSATSDSCLTPGTRGTHDTGGTHGTCDTLSTSGTHDNNGKVAEGTHCLPDVPDTGSSTLVGQPESTSPVTPSGLTKKKKGVAGRIWKCLSRYLCCGLPSKRANKVKPEIANG; encoded by the coding sequence ATGGCCATCTCCACTAACAAGATTGCTCGTCTAAAGCATTATGAGATCCTTGAAACAATTGGTGAAGGCCACTTCGCCAAAGTGAAGTTGGCCTGGCATGCTCTGACCAAGGGACTGGTAGCCATCAAGGTCATCCAAAAGACAAATCAGAGCCTCTCCAGTGTCAAGGAGCAGTTTCGAGAGGTTGACAGCCTGAGAACAGTAAACCACCCGAATATTGTTAAGCTACTGGAAGTGATCGACACTGAGGAGACTCTGTTTATCGTAATGGAGTACGTCAGCGGGGGAGACTTGAAAACCTACTTGGAGGCCAAAGGCCGCATGACGGAGGGGGAAGCCCgaggcctgttctgccagctgGTCTCGGCTCTGCAGCACTGCCACCAGCGGGGCGTGGTGCACCGGGATTTGAAGCTGGGCAACCTCCTCCTTGACgccaacaacaacataaaaatctCGGACTTCGGCCTTAGCAACCAGTGGCACCCAGGAAATGAGCTCGATACTTTCTGCGGCAGCCCCGCGTTCATGGCCCCAGAACTCTTCCTGGGGATGCCTTACACAGGCCCAGAGGTGGATGTGTGGAGCCTCGGCGTCGTCCTCTACACCATGGTAACTGGATCCCTCCCCTTCGGGGGACAAGACTTCTGGGAGCTGCGGCAGCGTGTGCTTAGCGGGCAGTACCATGTGCCCAAATATTTATCCACCAACATAACAGACTTACTAGAAAGAATGCTAACGCTCAAGCCTATCGACAGAGGCACTTTAGATGACGTTGGGCAGCACGCATGGGTGAACATGGGCCAGGAGGAGCCCCTCCCGCCAGCCTGTGGTGAGCACCCTGGGGTGACAGTGGAGATGATACTGGGCTGGTGCAGGGACCTAATCCAGGGCTTAGACAGAAGCAGCGTCAGTGACATGAACGAACCCAAGATGAGGGTCCGCACCATCAAGGTGAGGCCGGCCGTCTCCTCCGACCTCACCAGCCAAGAACATATGCCTCCCGCCAGCCCTGAGGAGTCCATCCTTATTCCCGCCTGGCTTTGGGAGACCACTGAGCAGCAGGAGAACCAGGAGTCAAGAGAGAAGACCAGAGAGCCTGCcactccccaccctgcccagAGGCGAGGACCgtcagcccccagcccagccccctccaccCGCAACACCCATGGTGAGAGCAGCGCCCGAGCCGCCGATCACGCAGGTGACCGCCACGCCACGTGCgggaccaggctcccctgccgcACCTGCGGCAGGCGTGACAGCAACCACACCTGTGACACCAGCCTCACCAGTGACGCCAGGGGCGCCTGCCACACCATCAGCACCTGCGACAGCTGCGGTACCAGAGGAACCAGCCTCACCCGTGACGCCTGCAGCACCCGGGACACCAGGCACACCTGGGATCACAGCCTCACCCATGACGCCTGCAGCACCCGGGACACCAGCCTCACCTGTCACCCTAGCCTCCCCTGTGACGCCCCAAGCACCCGGGTCACCAGCCTCACCTGTGACGCCCCAAGCACCCGGGACACCAGCCTCACCTGTGTCGCCCCAAGCACCCGGGACCCTACTGGGGCCTGCAACGTACATGACACCCGTGGCAACCGTGATACCTGTCACACCAGTGCCACCAGTGACAGCTGCCTCACCCCTGGCACCAGGGGCACCCACGACACAGGTGGCACTCATGGCACCTGTGACACCCTCAGCACCAGTGGCACCCATGACAACAATGGCAAAGTCGCTGAAGGAACCCACTGCCTCCCGGATGTGCCTGATACAGGAAGCTCCACCCTTGTTGGGCAGCCCGAGAGTACGTCCCCAGTCACTCCCTCTGGcctcaccaagaaaaagaagggGGTGGCTGGGAGAATATGGAAATGTCTCTCCAGATATCTCTGCTGTGGGCTGCCCAGCAAGAGGGCTAATAAAGTGAAGCCGGAAATAGCAAATGGATGA